In the genome of Xenopus laevis strain J_2021 chromosome 1S, Xenopus_laevis_v10.1, whole genome shotgun sequence, one region contains:
- the LOC121399291 gene encoding protein kinase C delta type-like encodes MTIREEKMKTDKKINREPEEPAKEGRSGVKIPCIPAKRPNPKKLRNYQFHMELGKGNFGKVMLATLKNHREQVAVKVIQKKEKESHIKKILAEARTLKIVKGCPFLCRGYAAFQSKLHAFLVMEWIRGGDLQQLMNEEGQLKMDSVRFYSAEMIVGIQYLHSLGIVHRDLKPANILISAEGHIRIADFGLVAEEMFGDTKKYNIVGTLPFMAPEILSWSGYGAGVDWWAFAIILCKMATRRNPFNEGLAMNDLVDALINKQSDFPEDLNPDLKNLLQQLLEKNPDKRLGTTGDIRQHQFYRSIDWNALERRKIPPPFQPRAIPAVDFSAVCKEPPSFLEEMDCINASGGTTMIQDLTFLSPSWEM; translated from the exons ATGACCATCAGGGAGGAGAAGATGAAGACGGACAAGAAGATAAACAGAGAGCCAGAAGAACCTGCAAAAG AAGGAAGAAGTGGAGTGAAGATTCCTTGTATTCCAGCTAAAAGGCCCAATCCTAAAAAACTCAGAAACTATCAGTTTCACATGGAACTCGGAAAAGGAAACTTTGGCAAG GTTATGCTGGCGACATTGAAGAACCACAGAGAGCAAGTGGCAGTCAAAGTTAttcagaagaaagaaaaggaatcACATATTAAGAAGATCTTGGCAGAGGCACGGACCCTAAAGATCGTGAAAGGTTGTCCCTTCCTCTGCCGCGGATATGCAGCATTCCAATCAAAG CTGCACGCTTTTCTTGTAATGGAGTGGATAAGAGGAGGAGACCTGCAACAGCTAATGAATGAGGAAGGTCAACTGAAGATGGATAGCGTAAG attttactcCGCAGAGATGATCGTCGGCATCCAGTATCTGCATTCTTTGGGTATTGTGCACCG AGACCTTAAACCAGCCAATATTTTGATCAGCGCTGAAGGACACATCAGGATTGCAGATTTTGGCTTGGTTGCAGAAGAGATGTTTGGCGAtaccaaaaaatataatatagttggAACCTTGCCCTTCATGGCTCCAGAG ATTCTCTCATGGAGTGGATATGGCGCAGGGGTGGATTGGTGGGCATTTGCCATTATACTGTGCAAAATGGCCACCAGAAGAAACCCATTCAATGAAGGGTTGGCTATGAATGACCTGGTGGATGCACTGATCAACAAGCAGTCTGATTTCCCAGAGGACCTCAACCCAGACCTGAAAAATCTTCTGCAGCAG CTCCTAGAGAAGAATCCAGACAAGCGCCTGGGCACAACAGGAGATATAAGGCAGCACCAGTTCTATAGATCAATTGACTGGAATGCATTGGAGCGCAGGAAGATACCACCTCCTTTCCAGCCAAGAGCA ATACCAGctgtggatttcagtgcagtctgtAAAGAGCCACCATCATTCTTAGAAGAGATGGACTGCATCAATGCTTCAGGTGGCACAACAATGATTCAGGATCTTACTTTCCTGAGTCCCAGTTGGGAAATGTAA